Proteins from one Gimesia maris genomic window:
- a CDS encoding VOC family protein, whose product MTNSNPDANQIHEVFPYLRTRDAAAAIDFYQQAFEAVEDFRLTEPGGRIGHAELKFGAATIMVSDEYPEYGIHAPAESALTGSAIHLHVQDVDAMTQQAVQAGATLIMEPADQFYGERAAKIRDPFGHEWLLGSEIEKVTPAEMQRRFNAMFEEGDQEC is encoded by the coding sequence ATGACCAACAGCAATCCTGACGCAAACCAGATCCATGAAGTCTTTCCTTACCTGCGGACCCGGGACGCTGCCGCTGCCATCGATTTCTACCAGCAGGCCTTCGAAGCGGTCGAGGATTTTCGTCTGACAGAGCCCGGCGGACGGATCGGCCATGCGGAACTCAAATTCGGTGCAGCCACCATCATGGTTTCGGATGAGTACCCAGAATACGGCATCCATGCGCCCGCCGAATCCGCGCTGACCGGTTCTGCGATTCATCTCCACGTGCAGGATGTCGACGCCATGACGCAGCAGGCTGTCCAGGCCGGCGCCACGCTGATCATGGAACCCGCGGACCAGTTCTATGGAGAACGCGCGGCGAAAATTCGCGATCCGTTCGGTCATGAATGGCTGCTTGGTTCGGAAATCGAAAAGGTCACACCAGCAGAAATGCAGCGTCGCTTCAACGCCATGTTTGAGGAAGGTGATCAGGAGTGCTGA
- a CDS encoding helix-turn-helix domain-containing protein, translating to MRQFQNSVGLTPKPYFRIQRFQSVLDQIVSGEQIPWGKLALENGYYDQSHLIHEFRDFTGVTPPESRPVAPDRKNHMLPGSG from the coding sequence ATTCGGCAGTTCCAGAATTCGGTCGGACTCACCCCCAAACCGTATTTCCGCATTCAGCGTTTTCAGTCCGTCCTGGATCAGATTGTCAGCGGCGAACAGATCCCCTGGGGCAAATTGGCTCTCGAGAACGGTTATTACGACCAGTCCCATCTGATTCATGAATTCCGAGATTTTACGGGTGTCACACCGCCGGAATCCAGACCGGTCGCCCCGGATCGGAAAAACCATATGCTGCCAGGCTCTGGGTAA
- a CDS encoding DUF1559 domain-containing protein: MKNRKGFTLIELLVVIAIIAILIALLLPAVQQAREAARRNSCKNNLKQIGLALHNYHSSFKSLPSGSIVYYNGTKYYGHGWTWHASILPYLDQANMYDQIQGPDSSGMGAESGSTTSAKQQLAGQTVLSVFWCPSQPDVTTGVQKGGYSPSNYNGNMGTLIGNSGDNCYGGSITTPAQMAAKGGCMGADGIFFISSSVAFRDVTDGLSNTIFVSEVIDSGGDADRLGGGGSDRKHCFSGGADSNPPTEMSEYLIAAESNDPINGYAEEAAGSYHTGGAQFVFGDGRVRFLSENMDMTLYRAISTRAKRETLGPDF; the protein is encoded by the coding sequence ATGAAGAATCGAAAAGGATTCACATTAATTGAACTATTGGTCGTGATCGCCATTATTGCGATCCTGATTGCACTGCTCTTACCGGCGGTCCAGCAGGCCCGGGAAGCCGCTCGCCGCAACAGCTGTAAAAACAACCTGAAACAGATCGGGCTGGCATTACACAACTACCACTCCAGTTTCAAATCTCTGCCCTCGGGCAGCATTGTTTACTACAACGGTACCAAATACTACGGTCATGGCTGGACCTGGCACGCCAGCATCCTGCCTTATCTCGACCAGGCGAATATGTATGACCAGATCCAGGGTCCTGACTCCAGTGGCATGGGCGCCGAATCAGGAAGTACCACCAGCGCCAAACAGCAGTTGGCAGGTCAGACCGTGCTCTCCGTCTTCTGGTGCCCTTCACAACCCGATGTGACCACCGGCGTACAAAAAGGGGGATACTCTCCCTCCAACTATAATGGCAACATGGGTACGCTCATCGGTAACTCAGGAGATAACTGCTACGGCGGCTCGATTACCACGCCCGCCCAGATGGCTGCCAAGGGTGGATGTATGGGCGCTGACGGTATCTTCTTCATCAGCAGTAGCGTCGCGTTCCGTGATGTCACTGACGGTCTCTCCAACACCATCTTCGTCAGTGAAGTGATTGACTCGGGGGGAGACGCCGATCGACTGGGTGGTGGCGGCAGTGACCGCAAGCACTGTTTCTCAGGCGGCGCCGACAGCAACCCGCCGACAGAGATGAGCGAATACCTGATCGCCGCTGAAAGTAACGACCCGATCAACGGCTATGCAGAAGAAGCAGCCGGCAGCTATCACACCGGTGGTGCGCAGTTCGTGTTCGGCGATGGCCGCGTTCGCTTTCTCTCCGAAAACATGGACATGACCCTCTACAGGGCCATCAGCACCAGGGCCAAGCGGGAAACGCTGGGACCTGATTTTTAA
- a CDS encoding DUF4132 domain-containing protein: MQYSSRADELYRKLLIATENKEVCDFSEIASLSCVEEIMAEQKDVQRDFIFLAFGLRYLGYDDRYNNIWPENFQQIYDSLPEQRPEYSKVPVHVAARLISRNLPFTMPEYAWLADCCACTRAHDEWSHPHIKAFVKRIKGYLDKSEEQPDHQLKQSLSGLAEALLKLKDEEVFPLIRTLQALSDNHTRFPLKAGEAWSDRALADSAEMPGPLQNAWGALLSHCQTASAGKPSAKWVKTATPLVGEIGEEQFTNTLLEWFPLVDKPRTQSLNPRRWGPDPNMMLIDIHTDTLKGLAWCCSLTDDPRLARALAALAISTYKKVPGVGPRAIKVGNACVWALGQISNETALGQLAFLKVKVKFGTAQKGIEKALNETAERMQVPREEIEEMGVPAYGLTEVGQLEEPLGDFTAQLTITGTTTTQLTWLKADGKPQKSVPAAVKKDFPEELKELKAGARDIQKMLPAQRERIDNLFLEQKVWPFEIWKERYLDHPLVGTLARRIIWSFKSGDDVVDGIWLDGQLVDRSSTPIENLTATTTVTLWHPIEHATEEIIAWRDWLEEHKIQQPFKQAHREVYLLTDAERNTGIYSNRYAAHIIKQHQFNALCGARGWKNQLRLMVDDFYLPARKLLPKWNLRAEFWVEGIGDNYGVDTNDAGTYLYLATDQVRFYPLEAAARVSHAGGGGYGTWGEQGNDNPINLEEIPPLVFSELMRDVDLFVGVASVANDPTWSDGGPEGRYVDYWQSYSFGELTETAQTRKEILQRLVPRLKIASQCSFKEKFLLVQGTLHTYKIHLGSGNILMSPHDAYLCIVPNQSMADKSTNNLFLPFEGDKMLSIILSKAFLLADDTKIKDPTIVSQIQART, translated from the coding sequence ATGCAATACTCTTCCCGCGCTGATGAACTCTATCGAAAGTTACTGATCGCCACAGAAAACAAAGAGGTCTGCGACTTCTCAGAAATTGCCAGTCTCTCCTGCGTGGAAGAGATCATGGCAGAGCAGAAAGACGTCCAGCGTGATTTTATCTTTCTGGCGTTCGGTCTGAGGTATCTGGGCTACGACGACCGCTACAACAACATCTGGCCCGAGAACTTCCAACAAATTTATGATTCACTGCCAGAGCAGAGACCTGAGTATTCTAAAGTGCCTGTCCACGTTGCAGCCCGGCTGATCAGTCGCAATCTCCCCTTCACCATGCCCGAATATGCCTGGCTGGCAGATTGCTGTGCCTGCACCAGGGCCCACGACGAGTGGAGTCATCCTCACATAAAAGCGTTCGTCAAGCGCATCAAAGGTTATCTGGATAAATCCGAAGAACAGCCAGACCACCAGCTCAAACAATCACTGTCCGGACTGGCAGAAGCTCTGCTCAAATTAAAGGACGAGGAAGTCTTCCCGCTCATCAGAACACTGCAGGCTCTCAGTGACAATCATACCCGGTTTCCGCTCAAAGCGGGGGAAGCCTGGTCGGACAGAGCCCTGGCCGACAGTGCAGAGATGCCCGGCCCTTTGCAAAATGCGTGGGGGGCCTTACTCTCGCACTGCCAGACCGCTTCGGCCGGCAAGCCCTCCGCTAAATGGGTGAAGACAGCCACACCCCTGGTTGGCGAGATCGGCGAAGAACAATTCACCAACACTCTGCTGGAGTGGTTCCCCCTGGTCGACAAGCCCCGCACACAGTCTTTGAATCCCCGCCGCTGGGGTCCCGACCCGAATATGATGCTCATCGACATTCACACCGATACCCTCAAAGGCCTCGCCTGGTGCTGCAGCCTGACCGATGATCCTCGACTGGCTCGCGCTCTGGCTGCACTGGCGATTTCCACCTACAAGAAAGTTCCCGGCGTCGGTCCCCGCGCCATTAAGGTGGGCAACGCCTGTGTCTGGGCGTTGGGACAGATTTCCAATGAGACGGCGCTCGGTCAACTGGCATTCCTGAAGGTGAAGGTCAAGTTCGGCACCGCCCAGAAGGGGATCGAAAAAGCACTCAACGAAACCGCCGAACGCATGCAGGTGCCCCGGGAAGAGATCGAAGAAATGGGCGTGCCCGCTTACGGTCTGACAGAGGTCGGCCAGCTCGAAGAGCCATTAGGCGACTTCACCGCCCAGCTCACCATCACCGGCACTACAACGACGCAACTCACATGGCTCAAAGCAGACGGTAAACCGCAAAAATCGGTTCCCGCAGCCGTCAAGAAAGACTTCCCCGAGGAGCTGAAAGAACTCAAAGCGGGTGCCAGGGACATCCAGAAGATGCTCCCCGCCCAGCGCGAACGCATCGACAACCTGTTCCTGGAACAGAAAGTCTGGCCGTTCGAGATCTGGAAAGAACGGTATCTCGATCACCCCCTGGTCGGCACGCTGGCCCGGCGGATCATCTGGAGTTTCAAATCAGGTGACGACGTCGTCGACGGCATCTGGCTCGACGGTCAACTGGTTGATCGCAGCAGCACCCCCATAGAAAACCTGACTGCCACCACAACCGTCACACTCTGGCACCCGATTGAACATGCGACCGAGGAGATCATTGCCTGGCGCGACTGGCTGGAAGAACACAAAATTCAGCAGCCCTTCAAACAGGCACACCGGGAAGTCTACCTGCTGACCGACGCGGAACGGAATACAGGCATCTATTCCAACCGCTATGCGGCTCATATCATCAAACAGCACCAGTTCAATGCCCTCTGCGGTGCCCGGGGCTGGAAAAACCAGTTGCGGCTGATGGTCGATGACTTCTATCTCCCGGCCAGAAAACTGCTCCCCAAATGGAACCTGCGGGCGGAATTCTGGGTGGAAGGGATCGGCGACAATTACGGAGTCGACACCAATGATGCGGGGACATACCTCTATCTCGCGACGGACCAGGTCCGCTTTTATCCACTGGAAGCAGCCGCGCGGGTGTCCCACGCCGGTGGAGGCGGTTATGGCACCTGGGGAGAGCAGGGGAACGACAATCCGATCAACCTGGAAGAGATCCCGCCACTGGTTTTCAGCGAACTGATGCGCGATGTTGACCTGTTTGTCGGCGTCGCTTCCGTCGCCAATGATCCCACCTGGTCCGACGGCGGACCGGAAGGACGTTACGTCGATTACTGGCAAAGCTACTCATTCGGCGAGCTGACTGAGACCGCCCAGACCCGTAAAGAGATCCTGCAGCGACTCGTCCCGCGACTCAAAATCGCCAGCCAGTGTTCCTTCAAAGAGAAATTTCTGCTCGTCCAGGGAACACTGCACACCTACAAAATCCACCTGGGGAGCGGGAACATTCTGATGTCGCCTCACGACGCTTATCTCTGCATCGTCCCCAATCAGTCGATGGCCGATAAAAGCACGAACAACCTGTTCCTACCATTTGAAGGGGATAAGATGCTGTCGATCATTCTCAGCAAAGCCTTTCTGCTGGCAGACGATACTAAAATCAAAGACCCGACCATCGTCAGTCAGATCCAAGCCAGAACCTGA